The window ATGTCCGTGACAAACCCGTACTGATATTCCCGGTCGGTCAGCTCCTGGATCTCTTTTGCTTTTGCCATATCAAGTTCAGCTTAGTGCTTCTCCTATTTATTGTCAAGTAATAATAGATTTTATATACATATTAGTCTAATAATTCTACTTTCGACTGGACAAATAGAAGCAAAGGGACCATAATAAATCTCATGAAAGAGATCAGTGAAGCTTCGCGCCAAATTCTCTACTTGCTGAAGAAAAGCGAAGCGGGCATGACGATTGATGCGCTTTGCAAGAGTCTCAACGTCACTCCGATGGCTGTGCACCGTCCGCTTGCCGCGCTGGTGGATCAGGATCTCGTAGCCTCAGAGCTGCTCCGGCAAGCCAAACGGGGAAGGCCCTTGCGTGTATTCAAGCTGACGGATAACGCCGAAGAATATTTCCCCAAGAATTATGGCCGTCTCCTGATGGAATTCCTGGAAGACCTTGGGGCGCGAGAAGGCTCTGCGCGCATTCGCAAGTTCTTTGAAACGCGCTTCCGGCGATCCGCAAACAGCAACCGTGAAAAGATGAAAGGAAAGGACCTCGGAG of the bacterium genome contains:
- a CDS encoding HTH domain-containing protein, giving the protein MKEISEASRQILYLLKKSEAGMTIDALCKSLNVTPMAVHRPLAALVDQDLVASELLRQAKRGRPLRVFKLTDNAEEYFPKNYGRLLMEFLEDLGAREGSARIRKFFETRFRRSANSNREKMKGKDLGGRVHALCQILNQNDYMVESEQLGHNKFVIRLLNCPISKVAREYPQACSCEKQYLSDLLQAKVERDHHILKGQTYCSYIIRK